In Aedes albopictus strain Foshan chromosome 3, AalbF5, whole genome shotgun sequence, the following are encoded in one genomic region:
- the LOC109400186 gene encoding RNA-binding protein Musashi homolog 2 isoform X3 — MLFENPVAAAKMFPYSVPPPIQGAAAVPVQNLRLHGTTFSAGTLDTTGLLEHDLHNALVPIKTANLLTPQAAAAAVVAQQNRDQQQQQQQQQQLQQQQLQQQQQQQQQVQQQEQKQLQSNCQLSSLVSNAATNTSKAGSTNGSSSGRSTPNSSSDPAPGKLFVGGLSWQTSSEKLSEYFGMFGKVTDVLIMKDPITQRSRGFGFITFQEPNSVDKVLKVPIHTLDGKKIDPKHATPKNRPKTQSNKTKKIFVGGVSQDTSAEEVRQYFSQFGKVDETVMLMDQQTKRHRGFGFVTFENEDVVDRVCEIHFHTIKNKKVECKKAQPKEAVTPTAQQLLQKRIILGNLGLPIATPTAARLVGAAQAAAAQASPLVSQLANPLMVQAQAQAAQAAAAAAAMQVQNGFGKMFTTYPPTLHSFRYSPYPMPSAAAAHAASAAAANASNHQLTTAAVNAQAAAAAAASQQHQHQHQHATQMAGHTAQPATQAQQQQANPAATHQLMPAHQLAAATAGNPYQGYSLANVDMSSFQGVDWGSMYGMGIIFPEAHC; from the exons TGCCGGAACCTTGGACACAACCGGATTGCTTGAGCATGACCTACACAACGCGCTGGTGCCAATCAAAACAGCAAACCTTCTCACACCACAAGCCGCCGCCGCAGCCGTCGTTGCCCAGCAGAACAG AgatcaacagcaacaacaacagcagcagcaacaactacAGCAACAGCAgctgcagcaacagcaacaacaacagcaacaggtgCAACAGCAAGAACAGAAACAGCTCCAATCAAATTGCCAACTATCATCGCTCGTCAGTAACGCTGCCACCAACACCTCCAAAGCCGGTTCCACCAATGGAAGCTCGTCGGGCCGATCGACACCAAACAGCAGCAGCGATCCCGCGCCGGGAAAGCTGTTTGTCGGTGGACTCAGTTGGCAGACGTCGTCCGAGAAGCTCAGCGAGTACTTCGGAATGTTCGGTAAAGTGACAGATGTGTTGATCATGAAGGATCCCATCACACAG CGGAGTCGGGGATTTGGATTCATCACATTCCAGGAACCAAATAGCGTAGACAAAGTTCTCAAGGTGCCAATCCACACTTTGGATGGGAAGAAAATCGATCCCAAGCATGCCACACCGAAGAACCGCCCGAAGACCCAGTCGAACAAAACGAAGAAAATCTTCGTGGGAGGCGTCTCGCAGGACACATCGGCCGAAGAGGTCAGACAGTACTTCAGCCAGTTCGGCAAGGTTGACGAAACGGTCATGCTGATGGACCAGCAGACGAAACGTCACCGCGGGTTCGGGTTCGTGACGTTTGAAAACGAGGATGTGGTGGATCGGGTGTGCGAGATCCACTTCCACACCATCAAGAACAAGAAGGTCGAATGCAAGAAGGCTCAACCGAAGGAAGCCGTGACGCCTACTGCCCAGCAGCTGCTGCAGAAGCGAATCATCCTGGGAAATCTGGGACTACCGATTGCGACGCCAACCGCAGCACGTTTGGTTGGGGCCGCTCAGGCAGCAGCCGCTCAAGCTTCGCCACTGGTCAGCCAACTGGCCAACCCGCTGATGGTACAGGCACAGGCGCAGGCCGCCCAAGCGGCTGCAGCTGCCGCCGCGATGCAGGTGCAGAATGGTTTTGGCAAGATGTTCACCACATATCCTCCCACGTTGCATAGTTTCAG ATATTCGCCATATCCCATGCCCTCAGCTGCCGCCGCCCACGCAGcgtccgccgccgccgccaatgCATCGAATCATCAGCTGACGACCGCCGCCGTGAATGCCCAGGCTGCCGCCGCGGCCGCTGCCAGCCAACAGCATCAGCACCAGCACCAGCATGCCACCCAGATGGCGGGTCACACCGCTCAGCCGGCCACGCAAGCCCAGCAGCAACAAGCGAACCCTGCAGCGACCCACCAGCTCATGCCGGCTCATCAGCTAGCCGCCGCCACCGCTGGTAATCCCTACCAGGGCTACAGCCTGGCCAACGTCGACATGTCCAGCTTCCAGGGCGTCGATTGGGGTTCGATGTACGGCATGGGAAT